One genomic segment of Spiroplasma endosymbiont of Poecilobothrus nobilitatus includes these proteins:
- a CDS encoding two-component regulator system yiem receptor component protein codes for MNPYLEQKAGVQLANKLTALKNTDLVNPRFALMKTTNRWLSEMFDQAINNFYDYQIENEIMKIKLDSNIEKEIYLFHWIKVNGYDGLKKNYASTQDFLFKVNSPFYDRLNYYRYEFNKKQNNNPNMLFRDFIGIWESILIKRINDYRFAKIEELRTKFMQDLYNKVEIYNKANSLLKTVWNFFGKIWNPAELKKGLNMSAIDKFAKFLETNLAIMEIATLLGRFQGESNLIEQRILEEIVMDYEWKPIGSSPEEIIGATESKDLEHMFPVELVLLKDPVLKYIFYKKYIEGKLTTFEFLSQDKVPKEQIKLRTIETYVPEEKGPIILSIDTSYSMRGSPEQIAKALSLAIAKIALAEHRPCYMINFSKSLDVYNLSSLKDSLPKLIEFLSKSFAGDTDVEPVLEHTLTVMDSNEYFNADLLLISDFLTSDLSPDLITKINLLKQRRNRFHAIVIGTMGAENVETIFNNAWIYDPRDPFASERIIASLTGRIVKKYDKVPSAKAILGQMRTAKEISKNVK; via the coding sequence GTGAATCCATATTTAGAGCAAAAAGCGGGAGTTCAACTAGCTAATAAGTTAACAGCATTAAAAAATACGGATTTAGTTAATCCAAGGTTTGCTCTGATGAAAACAACGAACCGTTGATTAAGTGAAATGTTTGACCAAGCTATTAATAATTTTTATGATTACCAAATTGAAAATGAAATTATGAAAATTAAGTTAGATTCAAATATTGAAAAAGAAATTTATTTATTTCATTGGATTAAAGTTAATGGTTATGATGGTTTAAAAAAGAATTATGCTTCAACACAAGATTTTTTATTTAAAGTTAATTCACCATTTTATGATCGGCTAAATTATTATCGTTATGAATTTAATAAAAAACAAAACAATAATCCAAATATGTTATTTCGTGATTTTATTGGAATTTGAGAATCCATTTTAATTAAAAGAATTAATGATTATCGTTTTGCAAAAATTGAAGAATTAAGAACAAAGTTTATGCAAGATTTATATAATAAAGTAGAAATTTATAATAAAGCTAATAGTCTATTAAAAACAGTATGAAACTTTTTTGGCAAAATATGAAATCCAGCAGAACTAAAAAAAGGTCTTAATATGTCAGCTATTGATAAGTTTGCAAAATTTTTGGAAACTAATCTAGCAATTATGGAAATTGCAACATTATTAGGGCGTTTCCAAGGTGAAAGTAATTTAATTGAACAACGAATTTTAGAAGAAATTGTAATGGATTATGAATGAAAACCAATTGGTTCTTCACCAGAAGAAATTATTGGGGCAACTGAATCTAAGGATTTAGAACATATGTTTCCCGTCGAATTAGTTTTATTAAAAGATCCAGTTTTAAAATATATTTTTTATAAAAAATATATTGAGGGAAAATTAACAACATTTGAATTTTTATCACAAGATAAAGTTCCCAAAGAACAAATTAAATTACGAACAATTGAAACATATGTTCCTGAAGAAAAAGGACCAATCATTTTATCAATTGATACCTCTTATTCAATGCGAGGTAGTCCTGAACAAATTGCCAAAGCCCTTTCTTTAGCAATTGCAAAAATTGCTTTAGCAGAGCATCGGCCTTGCTACATGATTAATTTTTCTAAAAGTTTAGACGTTTATAATTTATCTTCTTTAAAAGATTCACTACCAAAATTAATTGAATTTTTGTCAAAAAGTTTTGCTGGGGATACAGATGTTGAGCCAGTATTAGAACATACTTTAACAGTAATGGATAGTAATGAATATTTTAATGCTGATTTATTATTAATTAGTGACTTTTTAACTTCTGATTTATCACCTGATTTAATAACAAAGATAAATTTATTAAAACAACGTCGGAATCGCTTTCATGCTATTGTCATTGGGACAATGGGAGCAGAAAATGTAGAAACAATTTTTAATAATGCTTGAATTTATGACCCACGCGATCCATTTGCTTCAGAACGAATTATTGCTTCGTTAACAGGGCGAATTGTAAAGAAATATGATAAGGTTCCTAGTGCAAAAGCAATTTTAGGACAAATGAGAACTGCAAAGGAGATTAGTAAAAATGTTAAGTAA
- a CDS encoding AAA family ATPase, with protein sequence MMSLTERLEELTKQLQQNVYEKEEIFNLAMLAMLSGESIFLLGKPGIAKSLVSRRLKHAFKNGTIFEYLMNRFSTPEEIFGPISIEDLQKGVYKRLIDKYLPTAEIVFLDEIWKAGPSIQNTLLTIINEKIFRNAGVDIKVPMKLLISASNELPAEGQGLEALYDRFIIRYIAQGLKDEENFNDMIAGVTELDVKVDEALQITHEEYDTWRKEINKIKITPVTFDFISRFRKAMYIATEGEYYISDRRWKKIARLMKSSAFYNGRDTVDKADWLVIPYCIWDDEQQEETYNAIFNEFYLDDLTYDVREKKNRLSKELEELSSRYEDIQEVNSRKSEYLDVFDGKLQGTFHRIFWKNQQYPICFIRVEDFIDARHNKTQPTLIELYYGEDLDNMADVLQTEISYVNDSTFKIIKTNEEIKIEIKNSKVDNNSKLEKRILAVEREIDSLTTAFPDEKERLLSLNCLFFKERFMLAVNNAFSDNKINFNEDGLELEHFSNPEQKINNSNFEQSTKN encoded by the coding sequence ATGATGTCACTTACAGAAAGATTAGAAGAATTAACCAAACAATTACAACAAAATGTTTATGAAAAAGAAGAAATTTTTAATTTAGCAATGTTAGCGATGCTAAGTGGTGAATCAATTTTTCTTTTAGGAAAACCCGGAATTGCTAAATCGTTAGTTTCTCGTCGTTTAAAACATGCTTTTAAAAATGGTACTATTTTTGAATATTTAATGAATCGTTTTTCGACACCAGAAGAAATTTTTGGACCAATCTCAATTGAAGATTTACAAAAAGGAGTGTATAAGCGCTTAATTGATAAATATTTACCAACCGCCGAAATTGTATTCTTAGATGAAATTTGAAAAGCAGGACCATCAATTCAAAATACTTTATTAACAATTATTAATGAAAAGATTTTTCGTAATGCTGGAGTAGATATAAAAGTGCCAATGAAATTATTAATTTCAGCGTCAAATGAGTTGCCAGCAGAAGGGCAAGGTCTTGAAGCTTTATATGACCGTTTTATTATTCGTTATATTGCACAAGGGCTAAAAGATGAAGAAAACTTTAATGATATGATTGCTGGAGTAACTGAATTGGATGTAAAAGTTGATGAAGCTTTACAAATTACACATGAAGAATATGATACATGACGAAAAGAAATTAATAAGATTAAAATAACACCAGTAACTTTTGATTTTATTTCTCGATTTCGAAAAGCAATGTATATTGCTACTGAAGGTGAATATTATATTTCAGATCGTCGTTGAAAGAAGATTGCTCGTTTAATGAAATCTTCAGCATTTTATAATGGTCGTGATACAGTTGATAAAGCTGATTGGTTAGTCATTCCATATTGTATTTGAGATGATGAACAACAAGAAGAAACATATAATGCTATTTTTAATGAATTTTATTTAGATGATTTAACGTATGATGTTCGTGAAAAAAAGAATCGTTTAAGCAAAGAATTAGAAGAATTATCATCTCGATATGAAGATATCCAAGAAGTTAATAGTCGCAAAAGTGAATATTTGGATGTTTTTGATGGGAAATTACAAGGAACATTTCATCGAATTTTTTGAAAAAATCAACAGTATCCAATTTGCTTTATTCGTGTTGAGGATTTCATTGATGCTCGTCATAATAAGACACAACCCACATTAATCGAATTATATTATGGTGAAGATTTAGATAATATGGCAGATGTTTTGCAAACAGAGATTAGTTATGTTAATGATAGTACTTTTAAAATTATTAAAACAAATGAAGAAATTAAAATTGAAATTAAAAATTCAAAAGTGGATAATAATTCGAAACTTGAAAAAAGAATTTTAGCTGTTGAACGGGAAATTGATAGTTTAACAACTGCTTTTCCGGATGAAAAGGAACGATTATTATCTTTAAATTGTCTCTTTTTTAAAGAACGTTTTATGTTAGCAGTTAATAATGCCTTTAGTGATAATAAAATAAATTTTAATGAAGATGGGTTAGAGTTAGAACATTTTTCAAACCCAGAGCAAAAAATAAATAATAGTAATTTTGAACAATCAACAAAAAATTAA
- a CDS encoding transposase: MIQISLLGQSSKMISRFIKTSPKTAWYNRQKIMKSKQLENTQLKFKTLNGQIQIDETFIKEIHKGNFKDKFDKRKIHLDSFSTNTKCCIQMAVDSNNNIYVKSTNTKRLQKQWIIENINKQLIKENSIIISDMQPLYLLVAKQTNSILLATKTITNPDASYRKLNKISKLQSNLKESLIHYHGLGFTNIQNYLNLWKWKYQHKGLTPNQQSSVLYFNV, translated from the coding sequence TTGATTCAAATTTCATTATTAGGCCAATCTAGTAAAATGATTTCCCGCTTTATTAAAACATCACCGAAAACCGCTTGATATAATCGCCAAAAAATAATGAAATCAAAACAATTAGAAAACACCCAATTAAAATTTAAAACGTTAAATGGCCAAATTCAAATCGATGAAACATTTATTAAAGAAATCCACAAAGGTAATTTTAAAGATAAATTTGATAAAAGAAAAATTCATCTTGATTCATTTTCAACCAACACTAAATGTTGTATTCAAATGGCTGTTGATAGCAATAATAATATTTATGTTAAATCAACCAACACAAAACGATTACAAAAACAGTGAATTATTGAAAATATTAATAAACAATTAATCAAAGAAAATTCAATTATTATTTCTGACATGCAACCATTATATTTATTAGTAGCAAAACAAACAAATTCTATTTTATTAGCAACTAAAACTATTACAAATCCTGATGCTAGTTATCGTAAGTTAAATAAAATTAGTAAATTACAATCAAATCTTAAAGAATCCTTAATTCATTATCATGGCTTAGGTTTCACGAACATTCAAAATTATTTAAATCTCTGAAAATGAAAATACCAGCATAAAGGTTTAACGCCAAACCAACAATCATCGGTATTATATTTTAACGTATAA
- a CDS encoding IS3 family transposase — MNQRLKVIAATNKKIEKCKIITEYLLKFKSVRKTCYLLHLAKSAYYDWIKKGKPNSSKKIYYTFYKIIKNVFYKIGRQTYGVKRITLSLNTIGLKCSVKKVRRYLKIANLKPINEPIKRKVKVPKEYLKGKYE, encoded by the coding sequence TTGAATCAAAGATTAAAGGTGATTGCAGCAACGAACAAAAAAATTGAAAAATGTAAAATAATTACTGAATATTTATTAAAATTTAAATCAGTTAGAAAAACATGTTATTTATTGCATTTAGCTAAAAGTGCCTATTATGATTGAATAAAAAAAGGAAAACCAAATAGTAGTAAAAAAATTTATTACACATTTTATAAAATAATTAAAAATGTGTTTTATAAAATAGGTAGACAAACATATGGGGTTAAGCGAATTACTTTATCTTTAAATACAATTGGGCTAAAATGCTCGGTTAAAAAAGTTCGTAGATATTTAAAAATAGCTAATTTAAAACCAATTAATGAACCTATTAAACGAAAAGTAAAGGTACCAAAAGAGTATTTAAAAGGTAAATATGAGTAG
- a CDS encoding helix-turn-helix domain-containing protein, whose protein sequence is MVKEYLENKITIKAQTILYNISSPTLQKWIKNYKIYGKNGLRNISFDQTRIKELEAKLRLSQQEI, encoded by the coding sequence ATTGTAAAAGAATATTTAGAAAATAAAATAACTATTAAAGCACAAACTATCCTATATAATATTAGTTCACCAACTTTACAAAAATGGATTAAAAACTACAAGATTTATGGGAAAAATGGTCTTCGCAATATTTCATTTGATCAAACAAGAATCAAAGAATTAGAAGCAAAATTACGATTATCTCAGCAAGAAATTTAG
- a CDS encoding FAD-dependent oxidoreductase has product MENKYDVIIVGAGPGGYVTAIKAAQEGLKTLIIEKEYYGGVCLNVGCIPTKALLKSSKVYVMMKHADNYGINVAKAAVAPNWVKMQERKAKVVTQLTKGVGFLLKKIKLT; this is encoded by the coding sequence ATGGAAAACAAATATGATGTAATTATTGTTGGAGCAGGTCCAGGCGGTTATGTTACAGCGATTAAAGCAGCACAAGAAGGTTTAAAGACACTAATTATTGAAAAAGAATATTATGGTGGTGTTTGTTTAAATGTTGGTTGTATTCCAACAAAAGCGTTATTAAAAAGTAGTAAAGTATATGTTATGATGAAACATGCTGACAATTATGGTATTAATGTTGCAAAAGCAGCAGTAGCTCCAAATTGAGTAAAAATGCAAGAACGAAAAGCAAAAGTAGTAACGCAATTAACAAAAGGGGTTGGATTTTTATTGAAAAAAATAAAGTTGACCTAG
- a CDS encoding E3 binding domain-containing protein, with protein sequence MPSNGNTNVDHNKNVLSTPIVRKMAADLKIDLTKIQGSGPNGKIMKADLVQGAKRVSTGPTLSTLPIDIPQINATGSVRREAM encoded by the coding sequence TTGCCAAGTAATGGTAATACTAATGTTGATCATAATAAAAATGTTTTATCAACACCAATTGTGCGAAAAATGGCAGCTGATTTAAAAATTGATTTAACAAAAATTCAAGGTTCAGGACCAAACGGTAAGATTATGAAAGCTGATTTAGTCCAAGGGGCAAAAAGGGTATCAACTGGTCCTACTTTATCAACATTGCCAATTGATATTCCGCAAATTAATGCAACTGGTTCTGTTCGCCGCGAAGCAATGTAA
- a CDS encoding biotin/lipoyl-containing protein, translating to MTKVGNKIKDGDEMFAVETDKVNTEIYSPCDGIVSKINMKVGDTIYVGDVVIEINDGTAGDSPAPAVPEQPTVAPVWRRKSSRSSWNSPYF from the coding sequence ATGACTAAAGTTGGTAACAAAATTAAAGACGGAGATGAAATGTTTGCCGTTGAAACTGATAAAGTTAATACGGAGATTTATTCGCCATGTGATGGTATTGTTAGCAAAATTAATATGAAAGTTGGCGATACAATTTATGTTGGTGATGTAGTAATTGAAATTAATGATGGTACTGCTGGCGATAGTCCAGCACCAGCGGTTCCAGAACAGCCAACAGTAGCACCAGTTTGAAGAAGAAAAAGCAGCAGGAGTAGTTGGAACAGTCCCTATTTCTAA
- a CDS encoding transposase: protein MIQISLLSQSSKMISHFIKTSPKTAWYNRQKIMKSKQLENTQLKFKTLNGQIQIDETFIKEIHKGNFKDKFDKRKIHLDSFSTNTKCCVQMAVDSNNNIYVKSTNTKRLQKQWIIENINKQLIKENSIIISDMQPLYLLVAKQTNSILLANKTSTNPDASYRKLNKISKLQSNLKESLIHYHGLCFTNIQNYLNLWKWKYQHKGLTPNQQSSVLYFNV, encoded by the coding sequence TTGATTCAAATTTCATTATTAAGCCAATCTAGTAAAATGATTTCCCACTTTATTAAAACATCACCGAAAACCGCTTGATATAATCGCCAAAAAATAATGAAATCAAAACAATTAGAAAACACCCAATTAAAATTTAAAACGTTAAATGGCCAAATTCAAATCGATGAAACATTTATTAAAGAAATCCACAAAGGTAATTTTAAAGATAAATTTGATAAAAGAAAAATTCATCTTGATTCATTTTCAACCAACACTAAATGTTGTGTTCAAATGGCTGTTGATAGCAATAATAATATTTATGTTAAATCAACCAACACAAAACGATTACAAAAACAGTGAATTATTGAAAATATTAATAAACAATTAATCAAAGAAAATTCAATTATTATTTCTGACATGCAACCATTATATTTATTAGTAGCAAAACAAACAAATTCTATTTTATTAGCAAATAAAACTAGTACAAATCCTGATGCTAGTTATCGGAAGTTAAATAAAATTAGTAAATTACAATCAAATCTTAAAGAATCCTTAATTCATTATCATGGCTTATGTTTCACGAACATTCAAAATTATTTAAATCTCTGAAAATGAAAATACCAGCATAAAGGTTTAACGCCAAACCAACAATCATCGGTATTATATTTTAACGTATAA
- a CDS encoding IS3 family transposase — MEISYSGFYNWIKLGYSKFNKWDKTLAWIIKLTYLFYNQKYGYRLLTKLINKMWNLNLAEHIVYRYMKNLGIKSVINKKTKFKYPESTENSKTANLLLKTNKYGKLKRNFYTTDINQVWVTDITYLLTSNKPFYLTIIRDINNDEIIDWNISSNFSNGFVFQSLKNAWVKRNKPKNVIIHSDHDIQYIKQKWNILTGQLDMWMSMSRKGNPADNGCCETWFKSYKYECLNLIPKSNRTKEVLMKVTHNYVNFYNNYRPLTKIKGMSPVEYRLHS; from the coding sequence TTGGAAATAAGTTATTCGGGATTTTATAATTGAATTAAATTAGGTTACTCTAAATTTAACAAATGAGATAAGACTTTAGCATGAATTATTAAATTAACATATTTATTTTATAATCAAAAATATGGTTATCGTTTATTAACAAAATTAATAAATAAAATGTGAAATCTAAATCTGGCAGAGCATATTGTTTATCGTTATATGAAAAATTTAGGAATTAAATCGGTAATTAATAAGAAAACCAAATTCAAATATCCTGAATCTACTGAAAATAGTAAAACAGCAAATTTATTATTAAAAACTAATAAATATGGGAAACTTAAACGTAATTTTTATACCACTGATATTAATCAAGTTTGAGTTACTGATATAACATATTTACTTACTAGTAATAAACCATTTTATTTAACAATAATACGTGATATTAATAATGATGAAATTATTGATTGAAATATTTCATCTAATTTTAGTAATGGTTTTGTTTTTCAAAGTCTTAAAAACGCTTGGGTTAAAAGAAATAAACCCAAAAATGTAATAATCCATAGTGATCATGATATTCAGTACATTAAACAAAAATGAAATATTTTAACTGGTCAATTAGATATGTGAATGTCAATGTCTCGGAAAGGCAATCCTGCTGATAATGGTTGTTGTGAAACGTGATTTAAATCTTATAAATATGAATGTTTAAATTTAATTCCTAAAAGCAACAGAACAAAAGAAGTTTTAATGAAAGTTACACATAATTATGTAAATTTTTATAATAATTACCGTCCTTTAACAAAAATAAAAGGAATGAGCCCCGTTGAGTACAGACTTCATTCCTAG
- a CDS encoding DDE-type integrase/transposase/recombinase — MRDNQIQPEYVRKMRRKIKYKQNKEKSLLQYPDLIKRKFNDIKTRFSVLYTDVTYLIWKGERYYQSTIIDGYTKEIVDVKWSKYNDNKLVMDNLNDAINKIKLIKKDLNGIIIYSDHGYQYTSTIYHDKCLSNGIIISMGKKYHCADNIVIESFHSLLKKATIHNKIYNSHEEYIQDVIKWNTWYSNRKEKDIIKK; from the coding sequence ATGCGTGATAATCAAATACAACCTGAATATGTAAGAAAAATGAGAAGAAAAATAAAGTATAAACAGAATAAAGAAAAAAGCTTATTGCAATATCCTGATTTAATTAAACGTAAATTCAATGATATAAAAACAAGGTTTTCAGTACTATATACTGATGTAACATATTTAATTTGAAAAGGAGAAAGATATTATCAATCAACAATTATTGATGGATATACTAAAGAAATAGTTGATGTAAAGTGATCTAAATATAATGACAATAAATTAGTAATGGATAATTTAAATGATGCAATTAATAAAATAAAATTAATAAAAAAAGATCTGAATGGAATAATAATTTACTCAGATCACGGATATCAATATACATCCACTATTTATCACGATAAATGTTTATCTAACGGTATTATAATTTCAATGGGGAAAAAATACCACTGTGCAGATAATATTGTTATAGAAAGTTTTCATTCATTACTTAAGAAAGCTACAATCCATAATAAAATATATAATTCACATGAAGAATATATACAAGATGTTATAAAATGAAATACATGATATTCAAATCGTAAAGAAAAAGATATAATTAAAAAATAG
- a CDS encoding cob(I)yrinic acid a,c-diamide adenosyltransferase — MFSTITLYIRREICKKGYCHIYYGDGKGKTSILNGMTIRALGYQWNVKYLRFLKNRISGEMLFFQNLANPNLEIINYYSSSTKFFWEMNDQEKAILQKEMQIGFNELKKLSQDPTVDLIIVDELLLCIYNELISEAELIEVIQKKSSNIEMAFSGHHITDNLINAVDLVSHVQTTKHYFYQKVPARKGIEY; from the coding sequence ATTTTTAGTACAATAACTCTATACATAAGGAGGGAAATATGCAAAAAAGGTTATTGTCATATTTATTATGGGGACGGAAAAGGTAAAACATCAATTTTAAATGGAATGACAATTCGTGCTCTAGGATATCAATGAAATGTTAAATATCTCCGTTTTTTAAAAAACCGGATTTCTGGTGAAATGTTATTTTTTCAAAATTTAGCTAATCCAAATCTAGAAATAATAAATTATTATTCATCAAGTACAAAATTTTTTTGAGAAATGAATGATCAAGAAAAAGCAATTTTACAGAAAGAAATGCAAATTGGTTTTAATGAATTAAAAAAATTAAGTCAAGACCCAACAGTTGACTTAATTATTGTTGATGAATTATTATTGTGTATTTATAATGAATTAATTTCTGAAGCAGAATTAATTGAAGTTATTCAAAAAAAATCTTCAAATATTGAAATGGCTTTTTCTGGCCATCATATTACTGATAATTTAATTAATGCTGTTGACTTAGTTAGCCATGTTCAAACAACAAAACATTATTTTTATCAAAAAGTTCCTGCTCGTAAAGGAATTGAATATTAA